A window of Plasmodium brasilianum strain Bolivian I chromosome 8, whole genome shotgun sequence contains these coding sequences:
- a CDS encoding hypothetical protein (conserved Plasmodium protein), whose amino-acid sequence MKNLKGNIKLLTSNINIEEKKKLWLSTVKGNETTNIKGINSKSLKDVALSFFKEKNIYNEENLIVLHLFCKEKLDEYLINEELTEFLQKTFLLYEYFIEEKCNKINKKEFIENVCDCCKRLFLKNIIRYEKDILDFLLKNLINFISKYSFFHIYQSLYNIYQYQNKHFTKPREYKNEKFQFLLNIQHKEVNGEYIMINNNTFDLNAFFLLDENDEKQIREHFYERESDQYNDNNDGYDNFCTLQSVEKLEKEYTKKGKKKEVSEKPMSTKKKGTTIKNIDNPLCSNHSKCGSSETNCLQKEFTCFYLFIYFKSCFENINFYLIEKFIENYYINHNNENIYKELLLFLFLIYKNKMNNIIDRILTDTIKYSNIMNDELFISSLFFVFISIEEVNTRNMVLMNFMKYHSKKYYILSKLFIHMKNVFSVIYDIDSEHIIYNRSTFNSTPNVEFVHSDKQKDSNINDSYLLHIANNIHIDKYVCLFFREIYYIISRSNMDYFCYITNLYLYIYDNIFNKIINIIYENEMNLNDNSFHICTNILRPFLFIYSDLFNNFSQKLKKKIFNERVMIYYSFIKKYLFKNMYEKTFLQKDLFYVIYQIYFLLHTLKYNFLNFLTCFITTKRKINEYLEYFLKLKVDNSKQSGGEKNVDEAINSLHDKCTDDGTQYMKHEYEVGNSALEIYEEGGKESEQRDELLENNEKEEEDSGRVYDPISPHNANTKKRNTKKSSKRPCKEGSTKESEKMGKQLSEKEQKNQMSNILNNETDDKGTCEGTNYAEDKKKRITGNIVTQNFANATGNNSICINKEEKEKMRIITFFEKNYLLLKYFKANTESTLDENYTPDFNVNDRMKENTKLKKIIVNNNIRDIKSRRNIDSKCKSKSDGKHSNSNCNNHSYNNTVPVLDEKLRFMKKLNSFFNKCKEIDEPIIELFLNNKDNVYSKILKTNLLIIKELRNIRMDILYPIFNASLVFLFDDFYFFIIQNIKLIVEEKEKKLSNHKIFLNMSFILLHILVKDVKIEKYLVSIFYMLKLTLNKLKLLKILDQTKSCDMKEIYNKNTKKFENNIKYYNIKKDKNIIKTNSQEKQEDDEKSDSLCSINERGTSLRTTNKQFIHSKSLEEKIKLYQNVFFIFLKLLQNILKVNNLYYNFKFIIYDILFSEYSNKTIIFSCLKCILDRSKLEEVYNYCIDILGSINVGKGKLEQLLKNGNNSSGIVNNTNDYDTNEKGKAVEEKKEDKKKTNKKDNYHVNTNNHKCTNPNYSLDECKEYVSERGEENNVVEVSKQNLTNVVNPSYLSFVLLNRESLKINFFDPENVKNSRISTLYINILILYYIFSQKNKNNEKTKLYDSSIKLSIENYYNIINKLVCVLYQKNCLNAHYDTYTKYLCLKVFKRIYNLLCIQEADIYIKYLRSSDTQGNIMIYEDKKLNNIKSLKNELVHFFEYISNNEIKKYFKQNKINNIIKSKEYAFFFLNNLKCNNIILNEENFFFMINCLLFLFNIKYDKGTFYKVVCIILIEKNKNGNYILTKIISSIKKFFKLSEIFNGVRKENKKNKIRLSSDITNHSALLYIIRTTIILLLLIDYSSINGQEITNDDDSLTYSMFINDYIKKKSLKHYYTQLNFLLFRIFYNEKNLPYFFKIFFSTLYIISFKKSNDKVIYFFENVFHIREDTNLEALKGKPNEWTEERPCVRTDEGANEKETKNNHTTSNNKDLAEVNHCKGNITSHNRDTKRKYVKKENSEEDENNSISDDGKKNYHIILRNQRQTTKNLPDKNKEKSMNSPRNGESKNYIKIVYSSSSNSSSCSDSDSDVSYKINIKNNNKRKNKIASNNKKKKVKKVSSVDSTNISTVIYEQDTNKKSNDDNGEKKGNIKEEILEHPLVKQSNNKKSEENKLHTNGEKNKISQNFQFNGTLSAKILNHFLFLCKGFHEDLELKIYNGIITHLRENESDREKLKNLLRLNFSEDDKKSIKYIKKLELLNVIDTKIIFLKYIKHNLKKRKTLLSRMSDLNLNIFKYKSMFHIELDLI is encoded by the exons atgaaaaacttgaaagggaatataaaattactcacatcaaatataaatatagaagaaaaaaaaaagctgtGGTTAAGCACAGTTAAAGGGAACGAAACAACAAATATAAAGGGAATAAATAGCAAAAGTTTAAAAGATGTTGCTCTatccttttttaaagaaaagaatatttacaatgaagaaaatttaatCGTATTACACCTTTTctgtaaagaaaaattagatGAATATCTTATAAATGAAGAGCTTACAGAATTCTTGCAAAAGACATTTCtcttatatgaatatttcatagaggaaaaatgtaataaaattaataaaaaagaatttatcgAGAATGTGTGTGACTGTTGTAAgagattatttttaaaaaatattataaggtATGAGAAGGATATTTTAGatttcttattaaaaaatttaataaacttCATTAGTAAATATTCCTTCTTCCATATATACCAAtcattatataacatatatcaATATCAAAACAAGCATTTTACGAAACCAcgtgaatataaaaatgaaaagtttCAATTCTTGCTTAATATACAGCATAAAGAAGTAAATGGggaatatataatgataaacAATAACACCTTTGATCtcaatgctttttttttactagaTGAAAATGACGAAAAGCAGATAAGAgaacatttttatgaaaGAGAGTCCGATCAATATAATGACAATAACGACGGTTATGACAATTTTTGTACTTTGCAGAGTGTGGAAAAATTGGAAAAggaatatacaaaaaaaggtaaaaaaaaagaagtttcAGAGAAACCTATGagtaccaaaaaaaaaggtactaCAATAAAGAACATTGATAATCCATTATGCTCCAATCATAGCAAGTGTGGATCAAGTGAAACAAATTGTCTACAGAAGGAATTTAcatgtttttatttgttcatatattttaaatcttGCTTTGAGAAcatcaatttttatttgatagaaaaatttatagaaaactattatattaatcataataatgaaaatatttacaaagaattacttttatttttatttttaatatacaagaacaaaatgaataatattattgacAGAATTTTAACAGATACTATAAAATACTCAAATATCATGAACGAT gaattatttatttcgtccttattttttgttttcatcaGTATAGAAGAAGTAAATACAAGGAATATGGTGCTAATGAACTTTATGAAATATCATtcaaaaaagtattatattttatcaaaattgtttattcacatgaaaaatgttttttctgTAATATATGACATTGATAGTgaacatattatatacaacCGTAGCACATTTAACAGCACACCCAATGTAGAATTTGTGCATAGCGATAAACAAAAAGATAGTAATATTAACGACAGTTATCTTTTACATATAGCAaataacatacatatagacaaatatgtttgtttattttttagagaaatatattatattattagtcGAAGTAATATGGATTATTTTTGCTATATTACCAACTtgtatctttatatatatgataacatatttaataaaatcattaatattatttatgaaaatgaaatgaatttaaatgataattcATTTCATATTTGTACAAATATTCTTAgaccttttttatttatatattcagatttatttaataatttttcccaaaaattaaaaaagaaaatatttaacgAGCGAGTAAtgatttattattcattcataaaaaaatatcttttcaaaaatatgtatgaaaAGACATTTTTACAAAAGGACCTGTTCTATGTTATctatcaaatatattttcttctccACACACTCaagtataattttcttaacTTTTTAACTTGTTTCATAactacaaaaagaaaaataaatgaatatctCGAATATTTCCTGAAGCTGAAAGTTGACAATTCTAAGCAAAGTGGTGGAGAAAAAAACGTAGATGAAGCGATAAACTCTTTACATGACAAGTGTACCGACGATGGAACACAATATATGAAACATGAGTATGAAGTAGGAAATAGTGCCTTGGAAATATATGAAGAGGGAGGAAAAGAGAGCGAACAACGGGATGAACTATTAGAAAACAATGAGAAGGAGGAGGAAGACAGTGGAAGAGTTTACGACCCCATTTCCCCCCACAATGCAAATaccaaaaaaaggaatacaaAAAAGTCAAGCAAAAGGCCTTGTAAAGAGGGTAGCACAAAAGAAAGcgaaaaaatgggaaaacaATTAAGcgaaaaagaacaaaagaaCCAAATGAGTAACATACTGAATAATGAAACAGATGATAAGGGAACTTGTGAAGGAACAAATTATGcagaagataaaaaaaaaagaattactgGTAACATTGTGACGCAGAATTTTGCAAATGCGACAGGTAACAACAgtatttgtataaataaagaagagaaagaaaaaatgagaataattactttttttgaaaaaaattatctcttattaaaatattttaaggcTAATACTGAAAGTACGTTAGACGAAAACTATACACCCGATTTTAATGTAAATGATCGAATGAAGGAAAATACCAAACTGAAGAAGATTATCGTGAATAATAACATTAGAGATATCAAGAGCAGGAGAAATATCGATAGCAAATGTAAAAGCAAAAGCGATGGAAAACATAGTAACAGTAACTGTAACAACCATAGTTACAACAACACAGTCCCTGTGTTGGACGAAAAGTTAAGGTTTATGAAAAAGTTAAactccttttttaataaatgtaaagaaATTGATGAACCAATTATTGAactctttttaaataacaaagataatgtatatagtaaaattttaaaaactaatttgttaataataaaggaattaagaaatataagaatGGATATTTTATATCCTATTTTTAATGCTAGTTTAGTATTTTTGTTTGATgacttttactttttcattatacaaaatataaaattaattgtagaagaaaaggaaaaaaagttatcaaatcataaaatttttttaaatatgtccTTTATTCTATTGCACATTCTTGTGAAAGATGTAAAAATAGAGAAGTATTTAGtatccattttttatatgttaaaattaacactaaataaattaaaattactgAAAATTTTAGATCAGACAAAAAGTTGTGATATGAAagaaatatacaataaaaacaccaaaaaatttgaaaataatataaaatattataatataaaaaaggacaaaaatattataaaaactaATTCCCAGGAAAAACAGGAAGACGATGAAAAAAGTGATTCATTATGTTCGATAAATGAAAGGGGTACATCCTTAAGAACTACAAATAAACAGTTTATTCATTCGAAATCACttgaggaaaaaataaaattatatcaaaatgtattttttatttttttaaaacttttacAGAATATACTAAAAgtgaataatttatattacaactttaaatttataatatacgaTATTTTGTTTTCAGAATATTCTAATAAGACCATAATCTTTTCGTGTCTAAAGTGTATTTTAGATAGATCAAAATTAGAAGAGgtatataattattgcaTAGATATACTGGGAAGCATAAATGTAGGTAAGGGGAAACTCGAACAATTactaaaaaatggaaataatagTAGCGGGATAGTTAACAATACAAATGACTACGATACAAATGAGAAAGGGAAAGCGGTGGAAGAAAAGAAGGAAGAT aaaaaaaaaacgaacaAAAAAGACAATTATCATGTAAATACTAACAATCATAAATGCACCAATCCAAATTATTCCTTGGATGAATGCAAAGAGTATGTTTCAGAACGAGGTGAAGAAAATAATGTAGTAGAAGTATCCAAACAAAATTTAACGAATGTAGTAAATCCTAGTTATCTATCTTTCGTTCTTTTAAATAGAGAATCTTTAaagattaatttttttgatcctgagaatgtaaaaaatagcAGGATTTCCACcttatacattaatatattaatactatattacatatttagtcaaaaaaataaaaataatgagaaaactaaattatatgatagttctataaaattaagtattgaaaattattataacattatCAACAAACTGGTTTGTGTTTTATATCAAAAGAACTGCTTAAACGCGCACTACGATAcgtatacaaaatatttgtgcttaaaagtttttaaaagaatttataatttattgtgCATACAAGAAGccgatatatatataaaatacctAAGGAGTTCTGACACACAAGGAAACATTATGATAtatgaagataaaaaattaaataacataaaaagcttaaaaaatgaattagtacatttctttgaatatatatcaaataatgaaatcaaaaaatatttcaaacaaaataagataaataatattataaaatcaaaggaatatgcatttttctttttgaataatttaaaatgtaataatattatactaaatgaagaaaattttttttttatgataaattgtttattatttctttttaatataaagtatGATAAGGGAACATTCTACAAAGTTGTatgcattattttaattgagaaaaacaaaaatggaaattacattttaacaaaaattatttcttctattaagaaatttttcaaattaagcgaaatatttaatggtgtaagaaaagaaaataaaaaaaataaaataagattgTCCAGTGACATAACAAATCACTCTGcgttgttatatattattcgaACAactataattcttttattactAATTGATTATAGTAGTATAAATGGACAAGAAATTACAAATGATGATGACTCTTTAACCTATTCGATGTTTataaatgattatataaaaaagaaatctttaaaacattattataCACAACTAAACTTTTTGCTTTTCCGTATTTTCTACAATGAAAAGAATTTAccttatttctttaaaatatttttcagtacattatacattatttcttttaaaaaatctaaTGATAAGGTGATATACTTCTTCGAAAATGTATTTCATATTAGAGAAGATACCAATTTAGAAGCTCTCAAGGGTAAACCAAACGAGTGGACAGAAGAAAGACCATGCGTTAGAACAGATGAGGGAGCAAACGAAAAAGAGACCAAGAATAATCATACAACTTCTAATAATAAGGATCTGGCCGAGGTAAATCATTGCAAGGGAAATATAACAAGCCATAATAGGGACACAAAGAGAAAGTAcgtgaaaaaagaaaattcagAAGAAGATGAAAACAACAGCATTAGTGATGATGGgaagaaaaattatcatataatattacgAAACCAAAGACAAACAACCAAAAATTTAcctgataaaaataaagaaaaaagtatgaATTCTCCTCGTAATGGTGAATCTAAGaattacattaaaatagTTTACAGTTCAAGCAGTAACTCTTCTTCATGTTCAGATTCAGATTCAGACGTGtcttacaaaataaatataaagaataataacaaaaggaaaaacaaaattgccagtaataataagaaaaaaaaagtaaaaaaggtATCTTCTGTCGATTCTACCAACATATCAACTGTAATATACGAACAAgacacaaataaaaaatcaaatgatgataatggggaaaaaaaaggaaatataaagGAAGAAATTTTAGAACATCCACTAGTAAAACaatctaataataaaaaaagcgAAGAAAATAAACTTCATACAaatggagaaaaaaataaaatttcacaaaattttcaatttaatGGTACACTCAGCGCAAAGATTTTAAATCatttcctatttttatgtaaGGGGTTTCATGAAGatttagaattaaaaatatataatggaaTAATAACACATTTACGAGAAAATGAAAGTGAcagagaaaaattaaaaaatcttTTAAGGTTAAATTTCAGTGAAGATGATAAAAAGTCcataaagtatataaaaaaattagaattattgAATGTAATTGATACAAAAATCATctttcttaaatatataaaacataatttaaaaaaaagaaagaccCTTCTATCAAGAATGAGTGATttgaatttaaatatttttaaatataaatctaTGTTTCATATTGAGTTagatttaatataa
- a CDS encoding phosphoinositide-specific phospholipase C — MNISENISRNAYNEEIQQDDDAISILSEDVEISRKGEYDNNNNKGNINNNNINSNNNGKAMDINVHKKEKDLNNSNGGDIDSKIGFDIKNILTHAYLPVCIEKMKEGEYVYKWNSNNIFQKKSLKFFYFDVNNYCIRWNSKKKKPKENKNPSLYICDVIKILDGSESSFFKKKEEEKNLSIEIISSHRNLRITFLDIQRWKMWLFGLMYYQYKLCNKGSGKKKMNPFIYESNKLYDNYIISGLKDINALTLSQLYIILRSLNIYLNMKILYHYFSIYKNKGIINYLGFTKILEHIFSNNHISIHFNIYKDKTCNYIDKKKFIEFLIDIQCEGKYEERIIKDQQMGENCFIKNGIIKNTSKKESLEPFIPDATTTRSNGFNSGPFNSARWLHQEDPNEKRQDKSKRISEKENVSEWYADAYKGIHKLDQNEIENAVSGTNKSEKYYEKRNSIDNDNSIMQYNFRNHEWKNLMIKLDKDNANENNMLFSVNDNIPSSVLFADNTTCYDEDYKMILKILRSKLGEKKEGRINKGTNDYYNDNNDPSNWKEENMHSDQEKVYAQNDKREDIEQYQEQSNTVSIKENIDDNSYFIRAKVIYKLVNTIKKYNIPFVMISDDSHYLTQIGLVYFLLSKENSIMCPEYSKVYQNMNLPLCNYWINSSHNSYLGRKQIFSSSNIEQYIYILIDGCRCVEFDCYYFNKNIVVYHGFYGYKLTSSILFCDTLIACKMFGFTTSPFPIILSLEIHCKNKHKNLIAKILICILRNQLYIPKTSDEINNITPNYCKNKFLVKYKHFDNNDNSAFYYIFEGLQSVMYDELGFVSDIISDKDEDDEMVRAQGKEDDEEDERHDHNEEYEIEKHFNNYIHNSMQKRYKNNTKKRSTYNNVSSFCNNNSHFSLDKYEKDDDNNSNCGRKKNTNVFIHKNRHQKNGEYNNTHINTCEDVNNSTSLCNNETKGEMLNEAEEGKKSVLKKSESVNIRNNNILNEYSCLKGYTFRNFYENRTYDEICSISENKFIKLIKKNEREIIRYNQKTLTRVYPSGTRLASTNFNPLIFWSAGIQFVALNYQYNGLSMLLNKGRFLENGGKHSGYILKPELLRFNEKNDYSTLYLDLHILSLHQINLLFSIKHKYQEKKLKKKLFKMDMIQRIQTHKKINKKMKNFKELQKLEKEKKNLLFSDVQSDDNKKKNISREILLKKFNDNDNDVNYIHNKCSNVEEKYEDMLTEYKSFLLCSSLSHSSSFKSCSSNTTTSNNATTDSNKNSSSKSKSFYQTFEELKKAHNLFFYLYVTISVHGYNEQKYYFKTEIAKVNFYDINYCWSKPSNFQIKVSYPSLALIVFELKAYVN; from the exons ATGAACATTAGTGAAAATATATCCCGAAATGCATATAATGAAGAGATACAACAAGACGATGACGCAATAAGTATACTATCGGAAGATGTGGAAATAAGTAGAAAGGGTGAGTatgataacaataacaataaggGTAATatcaacaacaacaacatcaacagtaataataatggaaagGCAATGgacataaatgtacataaaaaggaaaaagatcTAAATAATAGCAATGGAGGTGATATAGATTCGAAAATAGGGTTtgatattaaaaacatattaacaCATGCATACTTACCTGTATgtatagaaaaaatgaaggaaggagaatatgtttataaatgGAATAGCAATAACATCTTTCAAAAAAAGTCTctaaaattcttttattttgatgTAAACAATTATTGTATACGATggaattctaaaaaaaaaaaaccaaaggaaaataaaaacccgtcgttatatatatgtgatgtaataaaaatattagatgGTTCAgaatcttcattttttaaaaaaaaagaagaagaaaaaaatttatctatTGAAATTATTAGTTCGCATAGGAATTTAAGGATTACATTTTTGGATATACAAAGATGGAAGATGTGGCTTTTCGGTTTGATGTATTATCAGTATAAGTTATGTAATAAAGGATCAGGAAAGAAGAAGATGAatccatttatatatgaaagtaataaattatatgataattatataatatccGGGCTAAAAGATATTAATGCTTTAACATTATCTcaattatatatcattttaagaagtcttaatatatatttaaatatgaaaattttatatcattatttttcaatttataaaaataaaggaattaTAAATTACTTAGGATTTACCAAAATTTTagaacatattttttcaaacaaTCACATATCTATtcattttaacatatataaagataaaacctgtaattatatagacaaaaaaaagtttattgaATTTTTGATTGATATACAATGTGAAGGAAAGTATGAAGAGCGAATCATTAAGGATCAACAAATGGGtgaaaattgttttattaaaaatggaataataaagaatacAAGTAAAAAAGAGTCATTAGAACCCTTTATTCCAGATGCTACCACAACTAGAAGTAATGGTTTTAATAGTGGTCCATTCAATTCAGCTAGATGGTTACATCAGGAAGATCCAAATGAAAAGCGGCAGGATAAAAGCAAACGAATAagtgaaaaggaaaatgtttCTGAATGGTATGCAGATGCTTATAAGGGCATCCATAAGTTGGATCAAAACGAAATAGAAAATGCAGTTAGCGGTACAAATAAATCAgagaaatattatgaaaaaagaaacagcattgataatgataattctATTATGCAGTACAATTTTAGGAATCATGAATggaaaaatttaatgataaaattagATAAGGACAATGCAAATGAAAATAACATGCTGTTTAGTGTGAATGATAATATACCAAGCTCCGTTCTTTTTGCAGATAACACTACATGTTATGATGAAGATTATAAGATGATCTTGAAGATATTAAGAAGCAAATTGGGTGAGAAGAAAGAAGGTAGAATTAACAAAGGTACAAATgattattataatgataataatgatccTAGCAATTGGAAGGAAGAAAACATGCATAGCGATCAAGAAAAAGTTTATGCTCAAAATGATAAAAGGGAAGATATCGAACAGTATCAGGAGCAATCAAATACTGTTtctattaaagaaaatatagatgataattcatattttataagagCTAaggttatatataaattggtaaatactattaaaaaatataatattccaTTTGTAATGATTAGCGATGATAGTCATTATTTAACTCAAATAGGATTAGTTTACTTCTTATTATCAAAAGAAAATAGTATCATGTGTCCTGAATATTCCAAAGTATatcaaaatatgaatttaccATTATGTAACTACTGGATAAATAGTAGTCATAATAGTTACTTAGGtagaaaacaaatatttagcTCTAGTAACATTGAacagtacatatatattttaatagatGGTTGTAGATGTGTAGAATTTgactgttattattttaataaaaatattgttgtTTATCATGGTTTTTATGGGTATAAACTAACTTcctctattttattttgtgatACATTAATTGCATGCAAAATGTTTGGTTTCACTACTTCTCCTTTTCCCATTATTTTGTCCTTAGAAAttcattgtaaaaataagcataaaaatttaattgcaaaaatattaatatgtattttacgTAATCAGTTATATATACCTAAAACAAGTGAcgaaattaataatataacgcCAAATTATTGtaagaataaatttttagtcaaatataaacattttgaTAATAACGACAATTCAGCATTCTACTATATATTCGAAGGTTTGCAGAGTGTTATGTATGATGAGCTGGGATTTGTATCCGATATTATTAGTGATAAAGATGAAGATGATGAGATGGTAAGGGCCCAAGGAAAGGAAGATGACGAAGAGGATGAGCGGCACGACCATAATGAAGAATACGAGAtagaaaaacattttaacaattacatacataatagTATGCAAAAGaggtataaaaataacactaaaaaaagaagtacatataataatgtaagtagcttttgtaataataatagccaTTTTTCTTTAGATAAGTATGAGAAGGACgatgataataatagcaaCTGTGGAAGGAAGAAAAACACAAACGTTTTTATACACAAAAATAGACATCAGAAGAATGGTGAATATAACAATACGCATATAAACACCTGTGAAGATGTTAATAATAGTACTTCTCTTTGCAATAATGAGACAAAGGGAGAAATGTTAAATGAAGCAGAGGAGGGGAAAAAATCAGTTCTAAAAAAATCAGAAAGTGTAAATAtacgaaataataatatactaaaTGAATATTCTTGCTTAAAAGGATATACTTTTcgaaatttttatgaaaatagaACATACGACGAAATATGTTCCATTAGTGAgaacaaatttattaaattgataaaaaagaatgaaaggGAAATTATTAGATACAATCAAAAAACTTTAACACGTGTATACCCATCTGGCACTAGATTAGCATCAACGAATTTTAACCCGCTTATATTTTGGAGTGCTGGAATTCAATTTGTTGCTTTAAATTACCAGTATAATGGTTTGAGCATGTTGTTAAATAAAGGAAGATTTTTGGAAAATGGAGGAAAACATTCTGGATATATATTGAAACCTGAACTGTTAAggtttaatgaaaaaaatgactACAGTACTTTATACTTAGATCTACATATATTGTCATTGCATCAAATTAATTTACTGTTTTCAATTAAGCATAAAtatcaagaaaaaaaattaaaaaagaaattgttCAAAATGGATATGATTCAACGTATTCAaacacacaaaaaaattaacaaaaaaatgaaaaattttaaagaattacaaaaattagaaaaagaaaaaaaaaatctccTTTTTTCGGACGTACAGTcagatgataataaaaaaaaaaatattagtcgtgaaatacttttaaaaaaattcaatgataatgataatgatgtTAATTATATTCACAATAAATGTTCAAATGTTGAAGAAAAGTATGAAGACATGTTAACAGAATACAAATCCTTCTTATTATGCTCATCCTTATCACACAGTAGTAGTTTCAAAAGTTGTAGCAGCAATACAACAACATCGAATAATGCAACTACAGATTCGAATAAAAACTCTTCATCGAAATCTAAAAGTTTTTATCAAACGTTTGAGGAACTAAAAAAAgcacataatttatttttctatttatatgttaCAATATCAGTACATGGCTATAATgagcaaaaatattattttaaaacggAAATTGCTAAGGTCAATTTTTATGACATAAATTATTG TTGGTCAAAGCCATCCAATTTTCAGATAAAAGTATCATACCCCTCATTGGCTCTCATTGTTTTTGAATTAAAAGCATATGTAAATTAG